A window from Calditrichota bacterium encodes these proteins:
- the ribA gene encoding GTP cyclohydrolase II, which translates to MKAEEQIKINHSCRFVGERNELIKKLEKEGKLISPAYYCAVMGGYCSDDALCIAMVSKAYLPSIFGEFDISVFQNNRDGKEHLAVTRGDLDGAEEVPVRIHSQCQTGDIFGSLRCDCREQLEFALKKFSTMERAALLYLKQEGRGIGLANKIRAYHLQEQGLDTIEANHALGYPDEMRDYEIAAAMIRLLNIKSVALYTNNPKKIEGLEKYDIKVVRREPVIIPPNRFNKNYLETKKKKAGHLLDDVE; encoded by the coding sequence GTGAAGGCAGAGGAACAAATAAAAATAAATCATTCCTGCCGCTTTGTCGGGGAACGGAATGAATTGATAAAAAAATTGGAAAAAGAAGGTAAACTGATTTCTCCCGCGTATTATTGCGCGGTAATGGGCGGATATTGTTCCGACGATGCGTTGTGCATCGCAATGGTTTCCAAAGCGTATTTGCCGAGTATTTTTGGGGAATTCGATATTTCTGTTTTTCAAAATAACCGAGACGGCAAGGAACACCTCGCTGTGACGCGCGGCGATCTTGACGGCGCCGAAGAAGTGCCGGTTCGTATCCACTCGCAGTGTCAGACCGGCGATATTTTTGGTTCACTGCGCTGTGATTGTCGCGAGCAATTGGAATTTGCGCTGAAGAAATTTTCCACGATGGAGCGCGCCGCGCTGCTCTATTTGAAACAGGAAGGCAGAGGCATCGGTTTGGCGAATAAAATTCGCGCCTATCATTTGCAGGAGCAGGGCCTGGACACGATTGAAGCGAATCATGCGCTTGGCTATCCCGACGAAATGCGCGATTACGAAATCGCCGCTGCCATGATTCGGCTGCTCAATATCAAATCCGTTGCCTTGTACACGAATAATCCGAAAAAAATCGAAGGTCTGGAAAAATACGACATCAAAGTCGTCCGGCGAGAACCGGTGATTATCCCGCCCAATCGTTTCAATAAAAATTATCTGGAAACAAAGAAAAAGAAAGCCGGTCATTTGCTGGACGATGTGGAGTGA
- a CDS encoding endonuclease MutS2, producing the protein MNEQIFDILEFDKVLEYLLQLPVSPLGEKKIRRIQPLTDLELIQHDIALVTEFREIFDFDDPFPLSGLQDVSAALAQLKIEGRFLNAEELSRIAQTLEVARKVKNYFAERHEKYPHLSEIVRHVQSFPDEESEINRCIDRASFLIFDKASANLIRIRRAIVAQEEHIRKKLESMLSNFAAKGYLQENVIAMRNNRLVLMVKDAAKGKIRGLIHDQSATGATVFVEPLETLEMNNRIRALRIEEEREIEKILFSLSGLIRDKLPEFQTTLDALAQLDFIYAKAQLSRAMKATPPAVNKENRLEIFNGKHPLLVLRYEDQREVVPLNLRMGEDFRTLVVSGPNAGGKTVALKTVGLLCLMTACGLHIPAESGSDIPVFRQIFAVIGDQQSLENDLSTFSSHVASLKKVIDKADADSLVLIDEIGAGTDPEEGAALAISVLESLTQRGCLTLVSTHQGALKIFAHDTPGVENGSMEFDRETLQPTYRFRVGIPGSSYAYEIANRLGLNSEVLDRARELVGGHKSKLENLLADLEERLQKYQTLTGELSIKESQLAALKKLYESKVAHLRDNEKKLKKEAVEKAEQILREANTTVERLIRQIKEEQASREAIREAKQILQHQRDKINSEKKTASQKLKKEKRERKPLSSVSLGEEVFWEPFGANGIVLSEPDASARVLIQAGDVKIKAPLKELFPVKKTQQRKPARVKVNARVEPITTTEIDIRGMRVEEGIEVVDKFLDEAILSGMEQVYIIHGKGTGRLRQGIFRYLDKHPNVKNHHYPEWSLGDTGMTVVELKR; encoded by the coding sequence TTGAATGAACAGATTTTCGACATATTGGAATTTGACAAAGTTCTTGAGTATTTATTGCAGCTTCCTGTTTCGCCGTTGGGCGAGAAAAAAATCCGCCGTATCCAGCCATTAACTGATCTTGAGTTGATTCAACACGATATTGCCTTAGTCACCGAATTTCGCGAGATTTTTGATTTTGACGATCCGTTTCCCCTTTCCGGTTTGCAGGACGTGTCCGCGGCTTTGGCGCAGTTGAAAATTGAAGGCAGATTTTTGAATGCGGAAGAACTGAGCCGCATCGCGCAAACGCTGGAAGTCGCCAGGAAAGTAAAGAACTATTTTGCTGAGCGGCACGAAAAATATCCCCATTTGTCAGAAATTGTGCGCCATGTGCAGAGTTTCCCTGATGAAGAAAGCGAAATCAACCGCTGCATCGACCGCGCCAGTTTTTTGATTTTTGACAAGGCTTCGGCAAATCTGATCCGCATTCGCCGCGCGATTGTGGCGCAGGAAGAGCACATCCGAAAAAAACTGGAGTCGATGCTATCGAATTTTGCCGCTAAAGGTTATTTGCAGGAAAATGTCATCGCCATGCGTAACAATCGGCTGGTGCTCATGGTCAAGGATGCGGCTAAAGGAAAAATTCGCGGCTTGATTCACGATCAATCCGCCACCGGGGCGACAGTTTTTGTCGAACCGTTGGAAACGCTGGAGATGAACAATCGCATCCGCGCTTTGCGCATCGAGGAGGAGCGGGAAATTGAAAAAATTCTATTTTCGCTCAGCGGATTGATTCGGGACAAATTGCCGGAGTTTCAAACGACATTGGATGCGTTAGCTCAGTTGGATTTCATTTACGCCAAGGCGCAACTATCGCGCGCGATGAAGGCGACGCCGCCGGCAGTGAACAAAGAGAATCGGCTGGAAATTTTCAATGGCAAGCATCCGCTTTTGGTGCTGCGCTACGAGGACCAGCGCGAAGTCGTGCCGTTGAATTTGCGCATGGGAGAGGATTTTCGCACGCTGGTGGTTAGCGGGCCTAACGCTGGCGGGAAAACAGTGGCGCTAAAAACTGTGGGGCTGTTGTGCCTGATGACTGCCTGCGGTTTGCACATCCCGGCGGAATCCGGTAGCGACATTCCGGTGTTTCGGCAAATTTTTGCCGTGATCGGGGATCAGCAGTCGCTGGAAAATGATCTGTCAACTTTTTCCTCGCACGTGGCTTCGCTGAAAAAAGTCATCGACAAAGCTGACGCGGACAGTTTGGTGCTGATCGATGAAATTGGCGCCGGCACTGATCCCGAGGAAGGCGCGGCGCTGGCGATTTCAGTGCTGGAATCGCTGACCCAAAGAGGCTGTCTGACGCTGGTTTCCACGCATCAGGGAGCGCTGAAAATTTTCGCTCACGACACGCCGGGCGTCGAGAATGGATCCATGGAATTTGATCGAGAGACGCTACAACCGACCTATCGTTTCCGAGTGGGCATTCCTGGTTCCAGTTACGCTTACGAAATTGCCAACCGGCTGGGTTTGAACTCGGAAGTGCTGGATCGCGCCCGCGAACTTGTGGGCGGTCATAAGAGCAAGTTAGAAAATTTGCTGGCTGATTTAGAGGAAAGACTGCAAAAATACCAGACTCTGACTGGCGAATTGTCCATCAAAGAAAGCCAGTTGGCGGCGCTGAAAAAACTTTACGAATCAAAAGTTGCTCATTTGCGGGATAATGAAAAAAAATTGAAAAAAGAAGCCGTGGAAAAAGCTGAACAAATATTGCGCGAAGCGAATACCACGGTGGAGCGACTTATTCGTCAAATAAAAGAAGAACAGGCGAGCCGTGAGGCGATTCGTGAGGCAAAACAAATTTTACAGCATCAGCGAGATAAGATTAATTCGGAAAAAAAGACGGCGTCACAAAAATTAAAAAAAGAAAAGCGAGAACGAAAACCGCTTTCTTCTGTCAGCTTGGGCGAAGAAGTCTTTTGGGAGCCTTTTGGTGCGAACGGCATTGTTTTATCAGAACCGGATGCGTCGGCGCGGGTGTTGATTCAAGCCGGGGATGTCAAAATTAAAGCGCCTTTGAAAGAATTGTTTCCGGTGAAAAAAACGCAACAGCGGAAGCCGGCGCGAGTGAAAGTAAACGCCCGCGTCGAACCCATAACAACCACGGAAATTGACATCCGCGGCATGAGAGTGGAAGAGGGCATTGAAGTTGTCGATAAATTTTTGGACGAAGCAATTTTGTCCGGAATGGAGCAGGTTTACATTATTCACGGAAAAGGAACCGGGCGTTTGCGGCAGGGAATATTTCGCTATTTGGACAAGCACCCGAACGTAAAAAATCATCATTACCCGGAATGGAGCCTCGGCGATACGGGCATGACGGTCGTTGAATTGAAACGATAG
- a CDS encoding CvpA family protein: MSGGLSLFLRANLVDLIIVIIIAVAIYRGFKRGFIKEFLGFAGLLVSLIMAVRYMSDLAAILYGVNLPSQLTTVVAFVIIFVPVMLFFRWLSLKLKVLSKFSFTLGSIDRLAGMGFGLIKGAILVSILAVLISLSGLSIAFNDQISKSQLFKPMKQVLPLAYSFSKVFIVGRYKSFYKEVKESLNVNDKALLDPAAEEFLRDFQKK, translated from the coding sequence ATGTCGGGAGGACTATCATTATTTCTGCGCGCCAATCTGGTCGATTTGATCATCGTCATCATCATCGCGGTGGCGATCTACCGCGGGTTTAAACGTGGATTTATCAAAGAATTTTTGGGCTTTGCCGGCCTGCTCGTCAGCTTGATTATGGCTGTCCGCTACATGTCGGATTTGGCTGCTATTTTGTACGGCGTGAATTTGCCGAGCCAACTGACGACGGTGGTGGCGTTTGTGATTATTTTTGTGCCGGTGATGCTCTTTTTCCGCTGGTTGTCCCTGAAACTCAAGGTTTTGTCAAAATTTTCCTTCACCCTCGGCAGCATTGACCGGCTGGCAGGCATGGGATTCGGCTTGATCAAGGGCGCGATTTTGGTGAGCATTCTCGCCGTTCTGATTTCGCTCTCCGGCCTATCCATTGCCTTTAATGATCAGATTAGCAAATCGCAACTGTTCAAACCCATGAAACAAGTTTTGCCGCTGGCATATTCTTTTTCCAAGGTTTTTATCGTTGGCAGGTATAAATCATTTTACAAAGAAGTAAAGGAATCACTGAACGTAAATGACAAGGCGTTATTAGATCCTGCCGCTGAAGAATTCCTGCGAGACTTCCAGAAAAAATAG
- a CDS encoding GatB/YqeY domain-containing protein, whose product MSLIDQMMIELKNAMKEKNRTRVDTVRLLISQLKNARIDSGDALTPEQEMQVLMSAAKKRKEAIQAYQSGGREDLLEKEQAELRIIEEFLPEQLSDEEIEKEVVAAIEQVGATGVKDLGRVMGEAMKKLKGRADGKKVQAIVRSKLA is encoded by the coding sequence ATGTCATTGATCGATCAAATGATGATTGAATTGAAAAACGCGATGAAAGAGAAGAACAGGACGCGGGTCGATACCGTTCGCTTGCTCATTTCTCAATTAAAAAATGCGCGCATCGATAGCGGAGACGCGCTAACGCCAGAGCAGGAAATGCAAGTTTTAATGAGTGCTGCAAAGAAGAGGAAGGAGGCAATTCAGGCTTATCAGAGCGGAGGTCGGGAAGATTTATTGGAGAAGGAACAAGCTGAATTAAGAATAATTGAGGAGTTCCTCCCGGAGCAACTGTCTGACGAAGAAATTGAAAAGGAAGTCGTTGCCGCTATCGAGCAAGTTGGCGCTACCGGTGTGAAAGACCTGGGCCGCGTCATGGGCGAAGCCATGAAAAAACTCAAAGGCAGAGCGGACGGCAAGAAAGTGCAGGCAATCGTTCGCTCCAAATTAGCTTGA
- the rpsU gene encoding 30S ribosomal protein S21, protein MPGVKVREGESFEKAFKRFTKACEKSGLMSEIKKHQHFEKPSERRKRKLNAARRKMRKLQIMENNR, encoded by the coding sequence ATGCCCGGTGTTAAAGTACGCGAGGGTGAGAGTTTCGAAAAAGCATTTAAGCGGTTTACGAAGGCTTGTGAAAAATCCGGTTTGATGTCTGAAATAAAAAAACATCAACATTTCGAAAAACCGAGTGAACGACGCAAACGAAAACTCAACGCTGCAAGACGTAAAATGAGAAAATTGCAGATCATGGAAAACAATCGCTAA
- a CDS encoding histidine triad nucleotide-binding protein, producing MNNENCIFCKIVRGEIPAEKVFETERVVAFKDIHPRAPVHILVIPKEHIETVNHIQPEHKDLIGEIFLAAQAVAKKFDVADSGFRTVFNCNRDAGQDVYHLHLHVLGGRKLSWPPG from the coding sequence ATGAACAACGAAAATTGTATTTTTTGCAAAATAGTACGAGGCGAGATCCCTGCGGAAAAAGTTTTCGAGACCGAGCGCGTCGTCGCCTTCAAAGACATTCATCCGCGGGCGCCAGTGCACATTCTGGTCATTCCCAAAGAACATATTGAAACTGTGAATCATATTCAGCCCGAACACAAAGATTTAATCGGCGAGATTTTTTTGGCGGCGCAGGCTGTGGCGAAAAAGTTTGACGTTGCCGACAGCGGTTTTCGCACGGTTTTTAACTGCAACCGTGACGCGGGGCAGGACGTGTATCATTTGCATTTGCACGTTTTGGGCGGCAGAAAATTGTCGTGGCCGCCGGGGTGA
- a CDS encoding D-tyrosyl-tRNA(Tyr) deacylase produces MRVVVQRVSRGAVSIDGVKKGEIGSGLVILLGIKNGDAESDAKYLAEKCANLRIFADEEGKFNRSALDVGAELLVISQFTLYGDTRKGRRPSFIDAAPPEISEPLYEKFVEFVRATGLRVATGEFGAMMLVEIHNDGPVTLIVESKRN; encoded by the coding sequence ATGCGGGTAGTTGTGCAGCGCGTCAGCCGGGGCGCGGTTTCCATTGACGGTGTGAAAAAGGGCGAGATCGGCAGCGGGCTGGTGATTTTGCTGGGAATAAAAAACGGAGATGCGGAAAGCGACGCCAAATATTTGGCGGAGAAGTGCGCCAATCTGCGCATCTTTGCCGACGAGGAAGGCAAGTTTAATCGTTCGGCGCTGGATGTGGGAGCGGAATTGCTGGTGATTTCGCAATTTACTTTATACGGCGATACGCGCAAAGGCAGGCGCCCCAGTTTCATCGACGCGGCGCCGCCGGAAATTTCCGAGCCGCTGTACGAGAAATTTGTCGAATTTGTGCGCGCCACAGGCTTGCGCGTGGCGACGGGCGAGTTTGGCGCCATGATGCTGGTGGAAATTCACAACGACGGGCCGGTGACATTAATCGTCGAAAGTAAGAGGAATTGA
- a CDS encoding type II toxin-antitoxin system HicB family antitoxin, with protein MKYRVIIEQDEDGIFVAEVPSLPGCISQGETRAKALENIQEAIEVYLESLQAHNEPIPPSIDEEIVEVAV; from the coding sequence ATGAAATATCGGGTTATCATTGAACAAGATGAGGACGGAATATTTGTCGCCGAAGTTCCTTCTCTGCCCGGCTGTATTTCTCAAGGGGAAACACGAGCAAAGGCATTAGAGAATATTCAGGAAGCGATTGAAGTTTATCTTGAAAGCCTGCAAGCACACAATGAGCCTATTCCGCCATCCATCGACGAAGAAATTGTCGAGGTCGCAGTGTGA
- a CDS encoding addiction module toxin, HicA family, producing the protein MSTLPRISGREVVAALSKIGYERDRQKGSHIVLRQAEYTHRRVVVPDHREVAKGTLRKIIKQVGLTVEEFKRLL; encoded by the coding sequence GTGAGTACGCTTCCACGAATATCAGGGCGTGAGGTGGTAGCAGCTTTGTCCAAAATAGGTTATGAACGAGATAGACAGAAAGGCAGCCATATCGTTTTACGGCAGGCTGAATATACCCATAGAAGAGTAGTTGTCCCAGATCATCGCGAAGTTGCAAAGGGTACATTGCGGAAGATCATAAAACAAGTTGGTTTAACGGTTGAAGAATTCAAACGACTTTTGTGA
- a CDS encoding zinc ribbon domain-containing protein, whose translation MGANQSVPDESLDSYICSDCGAEVSIDAEICPNCGADLSEIEEEKIESSSENDGQKYPALRTISGIYKVLAWITGIGAVITLFYGFTLLGKGYSAKTTGISLITSSLIMGILGVIAFLAISEGIKLFIDIESNSREQISLLNKMLEKK comes from the coding sequence ATGGGAGCAAACCAATCAGTTCCAGATGAATCTCTCGATTCTTATATCTGTAGTGACTGTGGAGCGGAGGTTTCAATTGATGCAGAAATTTGCCCAAATTGTGGTGCTGATTTAAGTGAAATAGAAGAAGAAAAAATTGAATCATCTTCTGAAAACGATGGGCAGAAATATCCAGCTTTAAGAACCATTTCTGGTATTTACAAAGTATTAGCATGGATTACTGGTATTGGAGCAGTGATCACACTTTTTTATGGATTCACATTGTTAGGAAAAGGATATAGTGCTAAAACTACTGGAATAAGTTTAATCACATCTTCTCTAATTATGGGTATTTTAGGAGTAATAGCTTTTCTTGCAATATCCGAAGGAATAAAGTTATTTATTGATATCGAGAGCAATTCGCGGGAACAAATAAGTCTGCTTAATAAAATGCTTGAAAAAAAATAA